A genomic region of Chryseobacterium sp. KACC 21268 contains the following coding sequences:
- the paaJ gene encoding phenylacetate-CoA oxygenase subunit PaaJ: protein MTITENNIWQILKEVPDPEVPVLNLLDLGIIRDVRFNEDEIEVVVTPTYSGCPATSMINMSIKLKLIEKGFNNIKITNQLSPAWTTDWMTEEGKQKLKAYGIAPPVYSKNGDELFSKTDEVECPLCSSKHTHLVSQFGSTACKALYQCDDCKEPFDYFKCH, encoded by the coding sequence ATGACAATTACGGAAAACAACATCTGGCAAATCTTGAAGGAAGTTCCCGACCCGGAAGTTCCCGTTCTCAATCTTTTGGATTTGGGAATCATCCGTGATGTGCGATTCAATGAAGACGAAATAGAAGTGGTAGTGACTCCAACATACTCAGGTTGTCCCGCCACATCGATGATTAATATGTCAATTAAACTAAAACTGATTGAAAAAGGTTTCAATAACATCAAAATAACAAACCAGTTGAGTCCCGCGTGGACAACCGATTGGATGACGGAAGAAGGAAAACAAAAACTGAAAGCTTATGGCATTGCGCCACCTGTCTATTCAAAAAATGGTGACGAACTATTTTCAAAAACAGATGAGGTCGAGTGTCCGCTTTGCAGTTCGAAACACACCCATTTGGTAAGTCAGTTTGGTTCCACAGCGTGCAAAGCATTGTACCAATGCGATGATTGCAAAGAGCCTTTTGATTATTTTAAATGCCATTAA
- a CDS encoding 3-hydroxyacyl-CoA dehydrogenase NAD-binding domain-containing protein, producing the protein MKIGIVGSGAMGTGIAQVLATTGNQVLLYDSNPTAIEKSGKNLEAQFQKLAEKGKMTFEEAETYFDNIRLSDKLSELKDSELIIEAIVEDLEIKKDLFKKLESLVSEDCILATNTSSLSIASIASACQKSERMIGIHFFNPAPLMALVEIIPAVQTDKELISKVKSLVESWKKLPVIAKDTPGFIVNRVARPFYGEAIRILEEGIADCATIDFAMTSLGGFKMGPFQLMDFIGHDVNYRVTESVFKEFFYDPKFKPSFTQKRLFEAGYLGRKSGKGFYDYSQDAEQAKPNENPELLELIFKRILVMLMNEASDAYSLNIASAEDIDLAMTKGVNYPKGLLKWADKFGLENLQNELDELYNFYHEDRYRCSPIIRNLVKQNKTFYN; encoded by the coding sequence ATGAAAATAGGAATAGTCGGTAGTGGCGCAATGGGAACCGGAATAGCACAGGTTTTGGCAACAACGGGAAACCAGGTTTTGTTGTACGACAGCAATCCAACTGCCATAGAAAAATCCGGAAAAAACCTCGAAGCACAGTTTCAAAAATTGGCTGAGAAAGGCAAAATGACATTCGAAGAAGCTGAGACTTATTTTGATAATATCCGATTGAGCGATAAGTTATCAGAACTGAAAGATTCAGAATTAATCATCGAAGCGATTGTTGAAGATTTGGAAATCAAGAAAGATTTGTTTAAAAAGCTGGAAAGTCTGGTTTCCGAAGATTGCATTTTGGCGACCAACACGTCATCTTTATCCATTGCATCTATTGCATCGGCTTGTCAGAAATCGGAACGAATGATTGGAATTCACTTTTTCAATCCGGCGCCTTTGATGGCTTTGGTAGAAATTATTCCTGCGGTTCAGACGGATAAAGAATTAATTTCAAAAGTGAAAAGTCTTGTAGAAAGCTGGAAAAAACTGCCGGTGATTGCGAAAGATACACCTGGATTTATTGTTAACCGTGTGGCAAGACCATTTTACGGAGAAGCGATTCGGATTTTGGAAGAAGGAATCGCCGACTGCGCAACGATTGATTTTGCAATGACAAGTTTAGGCGGATTCAAAATGGGACCATTTCAACTGATGGATTTCATTGGTCACGACGTGAATTACCGAGTGACGGAAAGTGTCTTCAAAGAGTTTTTCTACGACCCGAAATTCAAACCGTCATTCACACAAAAAAGATTATTCGAAGCAGGCTACTTAGGAAGAAAATCGGGGAAAGGTTTTTACGATTATTCACAAGATGCCGAACAAGCAAAACCAAATGAAAATCCAGAATTATTAGAATTAATATTCAAAAGAATCTTAGTAATGCTTATGAACGAAGCTTCAGACGCTTATTCCTTAAACATAGCTTCAGCAGAAGACATCGATTTGGCAATGACAAAAGGCGTGAATTATCCAAAAGGTTTATTGAAATGGGCAGATAAATTTGGATTGGAAAATCTTCAGAACGAACTCGACGAACTTTATAATTTCTACCACGAAGACCGCTACAGATGCAGTCCGATTATCAGAAACTTAGTAAAACAAAATAAAACTTTTTATAACTAG